The following coding sequences are from one Propionispora vibrioides window:
- a CDS encoding sugar-binding transcriptional regulator codes for MSNEEFKLLVRVTKKYYLLDMKQDEIAQTEKISKSTVSRLLNKAKELGYVKINLDFPTLVMEELEKELKDVFNLKHIYIAESYSRDERLILSSVSDGLSRYLNTIISDGDLIGVSWGETMTYMSENLKLSPKKGVKIVQLNGGVARKNISTLSEKILINFAENYDAVGYFLNVPSFVDNAEIANTIMQDSKIKEVLDLAEEADTVIFGIGYINKNSILVRAGYFSEKDYENLRAEGFVGDICSRYIKEDGSHATGELYNRVVGINLESIMKKKNSIGVVIGPEKAKATLAALKGGYVNSLFTDEATAKEIVNLYKRE; via the coding sequence ATGTCGAATGAAGAGTTTAAATTATTGGTAAGGGTTACTAAGAAGTACTACCTTCTGGATATGAAACAGGATGAAATTGCCCAAACAGAAAAAATTTCTAAATCAACCGTTTCCAGGCTCCTCAACAAAGCCAAGGAACTGGGCTATGTGAAAATAAATCTCGATTTTCCGACATTGGTAATGGAAGAACTGGAAAAAGAGCTGAAAGATGTTTTTAATTTGAAGCATATTTATATAGCAGAGTCGTATTCCAGAGATGAGCGCCTGATCTTGTCCAGTGTGTCGGATGGGTTATCAAGATATTTGAATACCATTATCTCCGACGGTGATCTTATCGGTGTGTCCTGGGGAGAAACGATGACTTATATGTCGGAGAACCTGAAGCTCTCTCCCAAAAAGGGTGTCAAGATTGTTCAATTGAACGGTGGTGTGGCCCGTAAGAATATATCGACATTGAGTGAAAAGATTTTAATCAATTTTGCTGAAAATTATGATGCTGTGGGATATTTCCTAAATGTTCCTTCTTTTGTGGATAATGCAGAGATTGCCAATACAATTATGCAGGATTCCAAAATTAAAGAGGTGTTGGATTTAGCCGAAGAAGCCGACACTGTTATTTTTGGGATTGGCTATATAAACAAAAACTCTATTCTGGTTAGGGCGGGATATTTTTCTGAAAAGGATTATGAGAATCTTCGGGCAGAAGGGTTTGTCGGGGATATTTGTTCCAGGTATATAAAGGAAGACGGCTCACATGCCACGGGAGAACTGTATAATAGGGTTGTTGGAATCAATTTGGAATCGATCATGAAAAAGAAAAATAGTATTGGGGTAGTTATTGGGCCTGAAAAGGCCAAAGCCACACTGGCCGCGCTAAAAGGTGGCTACGTAAATTCACTATTTACAGATGAGGCCACGGCAAAAGAAATCGTTAATTTATATAAAAGAGAATAA